Proteins encoded together in one Pseudoxanthomonas sp. Root65 window:
- the galU gene encoding UTP--glucose-1-phosphate uridylyltransferase GalU: MTQARIRKAVFPVAGLGTRFLPATKTVPKEMLPIIDRPLIQYAVDEAIEAGCDTLIFVTNRYKHAVADYFDKAYELEQKLERAGKIEQLELVRNVLPPHVRAVFVTQAEALGLGHAVLCAKPIVGDEPFAVLLPDDLIWNRGPGALKQMADAAEASGSSVIAVQDVPRDQTGSYGIVATGAFSGREGRISAIVEKPKPDVAPSTLAVVGRYVLDARIFALLESTTPGAGGEIQLTDAIAALLAEKPVHAYRFQGTRFDCGTHIGLIEATIRYALDHEKLSDAARETMQNALNELGVRDLG, from the coding sequence ATGACCCAAGCCCGAATCCGCAAGGCCGTGTTCCCCGTGGCGGGGCTTGGTACCCGTTTCCTCCCCGCCACCAAGACCGTGCCCAAGGAGATGCTGCCGATCATCGACCGGCCGCTGATTCAGTACGCTGTCGATGAGGCGATCGAGGCCGGTTGCGATACGCTGATCTTCGTCACCAATCGCTACAAGCATGCGGTGGCGGACTACTTCGACAAGGCCTACGAGCTCGAGCAGAAGCTCGAGCGGGCCGGCAAGATCGAGCAGCTTGAGCTGGTGCGGAACGTGCTGCCGCCGCATGTCCGCGCAGTCTTTGTCACCCAGGCCGAGGCGCTGGGGCTGGGGCACGCGGTGTTGTGCGCCAAGCCCATCGTGGGTGATGAACCCTTCGCCGTGCTGTTGCCCGATGACCTGATCTGGAACCGCGGTCCAGGCGCCTTGAAGCAGATGGCCGACGCCGCCGAAGCCAGTGGCAGCAGTGTGATCGCCGTGCAGGATGTGCCGCGCGACCAGACGGGCAGTTACGGCATCGTCGCGACGGGCGCGTTCTCGGGGCGCGAAGGGCGCATCAGCGCCATCGTCGAAAAGCCCAAGCCGGATGTCGCCCCCAGTACGCTCGCGGTCGTCGGTCGTTACGTACTGGATGCGCGCATCTTCGCGTTGCTGGAAAGCACGACGCCGGGAGCGGGGGGGGAAATCCAATTGACCGATGCCATCGCGGCGCTGCTTGCGGAGAAGCCGGTTCACGCTTACCGCTTCCAGGGCACGCGTTTCGACTGTGGCACCCACATCGGGCTGATCGAGGCCACCATCCGCTACGCGCTCGACCACGAGAAGCTCAGCGATGCGGCGCGCGAGACCATGCAGAATGCCTTGAACGAACTGGGCGTGCGCGACCTCGGCTGA
- the rpsA gene encoding 30S ribosomal protein S1, with translation MTESFAELFEQSQTHLAKLKPGAIVTGVVVEVRNDVVVINAGLKSEGIVPIEQFRNDAGEIDVGVGDEVKVALDSLENGFGETVLSREKAKRAMVWDELEQALEKNETITGRISGKVKGGFTVDIKDVRAFLPGSLVDVRPVRDPGYLEGKELEFKLIKLDRKRNNVVVSRRAVVESEHSEEREQLMDKLQEGVVLKGVVKNLTDYGAFVDLGGIDGLLHITDMAWKRVRHPSEVVEVGQELDVRVLKYDRERNRVSLGLKQLGEDPWDNIARRYPANSRVFGKVSNVTDYGAFVEIEPGVEGLVHVSEMDWTNKNVNPSKVVQVGDEVEVMVLDVDEERRRISLGMKQVAANPWETFAATHKKNDKVSGQIKSITDFGIFIGLDGGIDGLIHLSDISWNTTGEDIVRNFKKGDTLEAVVLAVDPERERISLGVKQLEQDPFGQYMAAHPKGSKVEGTVKEVDAKGATVELADGIEGYVMARDISYDRVDDASQHLKVGDKVEAKFIGMDRKGRTLQLSIKAKDEAETAEALAEYNKSAAEASTGTTSLGALLRAQLDGGKSE, from the coding sequence ATGACCGAATCATTTGCCGAACTGTTTGAACAGAGCCAGACCCATCTGGCCAAGCTGAAGCCGGGTGCGATCGTCACCGGCGTCGTCGTGGAAGTCCGCAACGACGTGGTGGTGATCAACGCCGGCCTGAAGTCCGAAGGCATCGTGCCGATCGAACAGTTCCGGAACGACGCCGGCGAAATCGACGTGGGCGTGGGCGACGAAGTCAAGGTCGCGCTCGACTCCCTCGAGAACGGCTTCGGCGAAACCGTCCTCTCGCGCGAGAAGGCCAAGCGCGCCATGGTGTGGGACGAGCTGGAGCAGGCGCTGGAGAAGAACGAAACCATCACCGGCCGCATCAGCGGCAAGGTCAAGGGTGGTTTCACCGTCGACATCAAGGACGTCCGCGCATTCCTGCCGGGTTCGCTGGTCGATGTGCGCCCTGTGCGCGACCCGGGTTACCTGGAAGGCAAGGAACTCGAGTTCAAGCTCATCAAGCTGGATCGCAAGCGCAACAATGTGGTCGTCTCCCGCCGTGCGGTGGTCGAGAGCGAGCATTCGGAAGAGCGCGAGCAGCTGATGGACAAGCTGCAGGAAGGCGTGGTGCTGAAGGGTGTGGTCAAGAACCTCACCGACTACGGCGCGTTCGTCGACCTGGGCGGCATCGACGGCCTGCTGCACATCACCGACATGGCCTGGAAGCGCGTGCGCCATCCGTCCGAAGTCGTGGAAGTCGGCCAGGAACTGGACGTCCGCGTGCTGAAGTACGACCGCGAGCGCAACCGCGTCTCGCTGGGCCTGAAGCAGCTGGGCGAGGATCCGTGGGACAACATCGCCCGCCGTTACCCGGCCAACAGCCGCGTGTTCGGCAAGGTCTCCAACGTCACCGATTACGGCGCGTTCGTCGAGATCGAGCCGGGCGTCGAAGGCCTGGTGCACGTCTCCGAGATGGACTGGACCAACAAGAACGTCAACCCGTCCAAGGTCGTGCAGGTCGGTGACGAGGTCGAAGTGATGGTGCTGGACGTGGACGAAGAGCGTCGCCGCATCTCGCTGGGCATGAAGCAGGTCGCCGCCAATCCTTGGGAAACCTTCGCGGCCACCCACAAGAAGAACGACAAGGTGTCCGGCCAGATCAAGTCGATCACCGACTTCGGCATCTTCATCGGCCTGGACGGCGGCATCGACGGCCTGATCCACCTGTCGGACATCAGCTGGAACACCACCGGCGAAGACATCGTGCGCAACTTCAAGAAGGGCGACACGCTGGAAGCCGTGGTGCTGGCCGTGGACCCGGAGCGCGAGCGCATCAGCCTGGGCGTGAAGCAGCTGGAGCAGGATCCGTTCGGCCAGTACATGGCCGCGCACCCGAAGGGCTCGAAGGTCGAAGGCACCGTGAAGGAAGTGGACGCCAAGGGCGCCACGGTCGAACTGGCCGACGGCATCGAAGGCTACGTGATGGCGCGCGACATCAGCTACGACCGCGTGGACGACGCCAGCCAGCACCTGAAGGTCGGCGACAAGGTCGAAGCCAAGTTCATCGGCATGGACCGCAAGGGCCGCACGCTGCAACTGTCGATCAAGGCCAAGGACGAAGCCGAGACCGCCGAGGCGCTGGCCGAGTACAACAAGTCGGCCGCCGAAGCGTCCACCGGTACCACCAGCCTGGGCGCGCTGCTGCGTGCACAGCTGGACGGTGGCAAGTCCGAGTAA
- a CDS encoding lipopolysaccharide assembly protein LapA domain-containing protein, whose translation MNMFRLVVALLFLAYGLIIGVLNTQPITLKLLFTEFQTSSGVGIMLSLLLGVVVGGLIVLATLVWPLYAKLRKANRAALSTGGAGTSAVDGGP comes from the coding sequence ATGAACATGTTCCGCCTGGTCGTCGCACTGCTGTTCCTGGCCTACGGACTCATCATCGGCGTGCTCAACACGCAGCCGATCACGTTGAAACTCCTGTTCACCGAATTCCAGACGTCCTCCGGCGTCGGCATCATGCTGTCCCTGTTGCTGGGTGTCGTGGTCGGCGGGCTGATCGTGCTGGCTACGCTGGTCTGGCCGCTGTACGCCAAGTTGCGCAAGGCGAACCGTGCCGCCTTGTCGACGGGCGGCGCCGGCACCTCGGCCGTGGACGGTGGTCCCTGA
- the lapB gene encoding lipopolysaccharide assembly protein LapB has translation MDFLTEWFWFFLFLPLAALSGWIIGRRGGQRHGDTQVSRLSSTYFRGLNYLLNEQPDKAIELFLHIAELDKETFETQVALGHLFRRRGEVDRAIRLHQGLVQRADLSDAQRVQALLALGEDYMRSGLLDRAETVFTDLARIDQRAPQALKHLIGIYQAERDWEKAIDNARRYEEVTAEPMGKLVAQFECELAERQRTANNIDAARAAVGRAYQADAGSVRAGIIEGRIETDVGNPEAAIRAFERAARHDPDYLPEVLPSLLASYEQVGDFSGARAFLSEMCEHYRGIAPVLALTKLVERQEGVAAARAYLARQLKDRPSVRGEASLIDLTLAEGADPSATLHDLKHITDQLLVRNPSYRCTRCGFGARTHHWQCPSCKEWGTVKPLLNYAVV, from the coding sequence ATGGATTTCCTGACCGAGTGGTTCTGGTTCTTCCTGTTCCTCCCACTGGCGGCGCTGAGTGGCTGGATCATCGGCCGGCGCGGTGGCCAGCGGCACGGCGACACCCAGGTCAGCCGGCTGTCGAGCACCTATTTCCGTGGCCTGAACTACCTGCTCAACGAGCAGCCGGACAAGGCGATCGAGCTCTTCCTGCATATCGCCGAGCTGGACAAGGAAACGTTCGAGACGCAGGTCGCCTTGGGCCATCTGTTCCGTCGCCGCGGTGAAGTGGACCGCGCGATCCGCCTCCATCAGGGACTCGTGCAACGCGCCGACCTGAGCGATGCGCAACGGGTGCAGGCGTTGCTGGCACTAGGCGAAGACTACATGCGCTCAGGCCTGCTCGATCGCGCCGAGACCGTCTTCACCGATCTTGCCCGGATAGACCAGCGCGCACCGCAGGCGCTCAAGCACCTGATCGGTATTTACCAGGCCGAGCGGGACTGGGAGAAGGCCATCGACAATGCGCGGCGCTACGAAGAGGTGACCGCCGAGCCGATGGGCAAGCTGGTAGCCCAGTTCGAGTGCGAGCTCGCCGAACGACAGCGCACGGCGAACAACATCGACGCGGCACGCGCTGCCGTGGGGCGGGCCTACCAGGCCGATGCGGGCAGCGTGCGCGCCGGCATCATCGAGGGGCGGATCGAGACGGATGTGGGCAATCCCGAAGCCGCGATCCGCGCTTTCGAGCGGGCGGCACGGCACGACCCGGATTATCTGCCGGAGGTGCTCCCCAGCCTGCTGGCCAGCTATGAGCAGGTCGGGGATTTCTCGGGCGCGCGGGCGTTCCTGTCCGAGATGTGCGAGCACTATCGCGGGATCGCGCCGGTGCTGGCCCTGACCAAGCTGGTTGAGCGCCAGGAAGGCGTCGCCGCCGCGCGCGCTTATCTGGCACGACAGCTCAAGGATCGCCCCTCGGTCAGGGGCGAGGCATCGCTGATAGACCTGACGCTGGCCGAGGGCGCGGATCCCTCCGCCACGCTGCATGACCTCAAGCACATCACCGACCAGTTGCTGGTGCGCAACCCGAGCTATCGCTGCACACGCTGCGGCTTTGGCGCCCGCACGCATCACTGGCAGTGCCCCAGCTGCAAGGAGTGGGGGACGGTCAAGCCACTGCTGAACTACGCGGTGGTGTGA
- a CDS encoding FAD-binding oxidoreductase, producing the protein MSSRNYYVDTAGSAPVLPALQSAVDATVCVVGGGFAGLNTTLGLAERGVRDVVLLEADVPAFGASGRNGGFVFGGFSRGEDSLLRDLGAKRAKALYAGTTQAVDLIRSRIARHGIDCDDTQAGILWANWFHDRDVLKRRQMLLAEAFDQDWQWVDRDVVRSQLRTTRYHDALFEPRAFHFHPLKYANGLVGLAAAQGVSVFAQSPAVSLAKRGHGWRITTPSGTVEAKHVVLACGGYLAGLHRRVDAGVLPIATYVMVTEPLGARMDDAMRTPAAVYDTRFAFDYYRPLPDSRLLWGGRISILDRSPQAVRRLLYRDMLKVFPQLDGVAVEYAWSGLMSYARHEMPQIGQVEPGLWVAQAFGGHGVAPTTFAGEIVAAAIAEGDERWREFSAYGLVSAMKPAGFIGAQLSYWWAEAKDAWKARTEGEVRT; encoded by the coding sequence ATGTCATCCCGCAATTACTACGTCGATACGGCCGGCAGCGCGCCTGTGCTGCCGGCACTTCAGTCGGCCGTCGATGCCACTGTCTGTGTCGTCGGCGGCGGGTTTGCGGGGCTCAACACCACCTTGGGCCTGGCAGAACGCGGGGTCCGCGATGTCGTGCTGCTGGAAGCGGACGTGCCCGCATTCGGCGCGTCCGGTCGCAATGGCGGATTCGTATTCGGCGGCTTCTCGCGTGGCGAGGACTCGCTGCTGCGTGACCTGGGGGCCAAGCGCGCGAAGGCCCTGTATGCGGGCACAACGCAGGCAGTGGACCTGATCCGCAGCCGTATCGCACGGCATGGCATCGATTGCGACGACACCCAGGCGGGCATCCTATGGGCCAACTGGTTCCATGACCGCGATGTGCTGAAGCGGCGCCAGATGCTGCTTGCGGAGGCCTTCGACCAGGACTGGCAATGGGTGGATCGCGACGTCGTGCGCTCGCAACTGCGCACGACGCGCTATCACGACGCTCTGTTCGAGCCGCGTGCCTTTCACTTCCATCCCCTGAAGTATGCCAACGGACTGGTCGGGTTGGCAGCCGCGCAAGGCGTCTCGGTCTTTGCGCAGTCGCCAGCGGTCTCGCTTGCGAAGCGCGGACATGGCTGGCGCATCACCACGCCGTCAGGGACCGTCGAAGCGAAGCACGTGGTGCTGGCCTGCGGCGGTTATCTGGCCGGCCTGCACCGGCGCGTGGATGCCGGTGTGTTGCCGATCGCCACCTACGTCATGGTCACGGAGCCGCTGGGTGCCCGGATGGATGACGCGATGCGCACGCCCGCCGCGGTCTACGACACCCGCTTTGCCTTCGATTACTACCGGCCGCTGCCCGACTCGCGGTTATTGTGGGGTGGCCGCATTTCCATCCTGGATCGCTCGCCCCAGGCCGTCAGGCGCCTGCTGTATCGCGACATGCTGAAGGTCTTTCCGCAACTGGACGGCGTGGCGGTCGAGTACGCCTGGTCTGGCCTGATGAGTTATGCCCGTCACGAGATGCCCCAGATTGGCCAGGTCGAGCCCGGACTGTGGGTGGCGCAGGCGTTCGGTGGACATGGCGTGGCGCCGACCACGTTCGCGGGCGAGATCGTCGCGGCCGCCATCGCGGAAGGGGACGAGCGATGGCGGGAGTTTTCTGCCTATGGTTTGGTGTCGGCGATGAAACCGGCCGGCTTCATCGGCGCCCAGTTGAGCTATTGGTGGGCAGAAGCCAAGGACGCGTGGAAGGCGCGGACGGAAGGCGAGGTACGGACATGA
- a CDS encoding tRNA-binding protein, translating into MTEPVDVIAWDDFARVQLRAGTVIRVEPFPEARKPAWKLWVDFGPHGIRKTSAQIQAIYSATELVGRQIVGVINFPPKQVGPFVSEFLLTGFHTDDGVVITTVERRVPDGARMA; encoded by the coding sequence ATGACGGAACCGGTGGACGTCATCGCCTGGGATGATTTCGCGAGGGTGCAGTTGCGCGCGGGCACGGTGATACGGGTCGAACCGTTTCCCGAGGCGCGCAAGCCTGCCTGGAAGCTGTGGGTCGACTTCGGTCCGCATGGCATCAGGAAGACCAGCGCACAGATCCAGGCGATCTATTCGGCGACGGAACTGGTCGGGCGCCAGATCGTCGGCGTCATCAACTTCCCGCCGAAACAGGTGGGCCCCTTCGTGTCCGAGTTTCTGCTGACCGGCTTCCACACGGACGACGGCGTGGTGATCACCACGGTCGAGCGGCGTGTTCCCGACGGGGCACGGATGGCCTGA
- a CDS encoding acetyl-CoA C-acyltransferase codes for MSKQIQDAYIVAATRTPVGKAPKGVFRNTRPDDMLAHVLKSVVAQAPGIDLNRIDDAIIGCAMPEGEQGMNVARIGLLLAGLPNTIAAQTINRFCSSGLQAVAMAADQIRLGNADLMLAGGTESMSMVPMMGNKVAMAPSVFDNDHVAIAYGMGITAEKVAEEWKISREDQDAFAVASHQKALAAQAAGEFRDEISPYRIISRQPDLAGNTVRLKESLVEQDEGPRADTSLEGLAKLRTVFRNPQFGGTVTAGTSSQMSDGAAGVLLASEQAIKDYGLTPLARLVSFSVAGVRPEVMGIGPIAAIPKALKQAGLTKDQLDWIELNEAFAAQALAVIRDSELDASKINPLGGAIALGHPLGATGAIRTATIVHGMRRHQKKYGMVTMCIGTGMGAAGIFESL; via the coding sequence ATGAGCAAGCAAATACAGGACGCCTACATCGTCGCCGCCACCCGGACCCCGGTCGGCAAGGCACCGAAGGGCGTATTCCGCAACACTCGCCCCGACGACATGCTGGCGCATGTGCTGAAGTCGGTCGTGGCGCAGGCGCCGGGCATCGACCTCAACCGCATCGACGACGCCATCATCGGCTGCGCGATGCCCGAGGGCGAGCAAGGCATGAACGTGGCGCGTATCGGCCTGCTGCTGGCCGGCCTGCCGAACACGATCGCGGCACAGACCATCAACCGCTTCTGCTCGTCCGGCCTGCAGGCCGTGGCGATGGCGGCCGACCAGATCCGCCTGGGCAATGCCGACCTGATGCTGGCCGGCGGCACCGAGAGCATGAGCATGGTGCCGATGATGGGCAACAAGGTCGCCATGGCGCCCAGCGTGTTCGACAACGACCACGTGGCGATCGCCTATGGCATGGGCATTACCGCGGAAAAGGTGGCCGAGGAGTGGAAGATCTCGCGCGAGGACCAGGACGCCTTTGCCGTCGCCTCGCACCAGAAGGCACTGGCTGCGCAGGCGGCGGGCGAGTTCCGGGACGAGATCAGCCCTTACCGGATCATTTCCCGGCAGCCCGATCTGGCCGGCAATACCGTGCGCCTGAAGGAGTCGCTGGTCGAGCAGGATGAAGGCCCGCGTGCCGACACCTCTCTCGAAGGCCTGGCCAAGCTGCGCACCGTGTTCCGCAACCCGCAGTTCGGGGGCACGGTGACCGCGGGCACGTCGTCGCAGATGAGCGATGGCGCGGCCGGCGTCTTGCTGGCGTCGGAACAGGCGATCAAGGATTACGGCCTGACCCCGCTGGCCCGCCTCGTCAGCTTCTCCGTGGCGGGTGTGCGTCCGGAAGTGATGGGCATCGGCCCGATCGCGGCGATCCCGAAAGCATTGAAGCAGGCCGGTCTGACCAAGGACCAGTTGGACTGGATCGAACTCAACGAAGCCTTCGCCGCGCAGGCGCTGGCGGTCATCCGCGACAGCGAGCTGGACGCGTCCAAGATCAACCCGCTGGGCGGCGCCATCGCGCTGGGCCATCCGCTGGGTGCGACCGGTGCGATACGCACCGCGACCATCGTGCACGGCATGCGCCGGCACCAGAAGAAGTACGGCATGGTGACCATGTGCATCGGCACCGGCATGGGCGCGGCCGGCATCTTCGAGTCGCTGTAA
- a CDS encoding integration host factor subunit beta produces MTKSELIEILSRRQPHLKAEDVDLAVKALLEMMGGALSQGDRIEIRGFGSFSLHYRPPRMGRNPKTGESVALPAKHVPHFKPGKELRERVSDVTPIEESGE; encoded by the coding sequence ATGACCAAATCCGAACTCATCGAGATCCTCAGCCGCCGCCAGCCGCACCTCAAGGCGGAGGACGTGGACCTGGCCGTCAAGGCATTGCTGGAAATGATGGGTGGCGCCCTGTCGCAGGGTGACCGCATCGAGATCCGTGGCTTCGGCAGTTTTTCGCTGCACTACCGTCCGCCGCGCATGGGCCGCAATCCCAAGACCGGTGAATCGGTCGCGCTGCCGGCCAAGCATGTCCCCCATTTCAAGCCGGGCAAGGAGCTGCGCGAGCGCGTCAGCGACGTCACGCCCATCGAGGAAAGCGGGGAATAG
- a CDS encoding nucleoside-diphosphate sugar epimerase/dehydratase, whose product MESWRDRLSGFMPRALVAIHDLAMVWLCWQALHRFRYSMLAHAPEFPLWSNEIAIVLLAQGAVFWWMGLYRGLWRFASLPDLWNIVKACALGFLGVVLGLFFYNRFGSTPRAVLGFYPFALVGFLGLPRLAYRAWKDSQLQRSHESASRVLILGAGRAGEALVRELRRTGVYHPVAFLDDASRLHGSKLLGVPVLGGLESAAAVARETAARMLVIAMPSLEAPAMQRVVAICESTGLPFRMVPRLVNVLEGQSMPGDLKEVAIEDLLGRKSVTPDWKLIRGWLGGRTVMVTGAGGSIGSELCRQCARHGAQRIALVEIDELALITIQGDLRRAFPDLEVLPVLGNCGDPAVMAHAMQLAEPDAVFHAAAYKQVPLLEGHLREAVGNNVLATETVARACREAGVGTFVLISTDKAVDPVNVLGATKRLAEMACQALDDARSGTRYVTVRFGNVLDSAGSVVPLFREQIRKGGPVTVTDPDVTRYFMTIPEACQLILQAASGAAHASIYTLDMGDPVPIRLLAEQMIRLAGKQPGRDIAIVYTGLRPGEKLHETLFHADERYQPTSHSKIMKALAREVSPEFLELALQRLRAAHSRYDTAELGEVLKVAVPEFAPLSNGVDEASANIVVFPGRDARRTR is encoded by the coding sequence ATGGAATCCTGGCGGGATCGATTGAGCGGATTCATGCCCCGCGCGCTCGTGGCGATCCATGATTTGGCCATGGTCTGGCTGTGCTGGCAGGCGCTGCACCGGTTCCGTTACTCGATGCTGGCCCATGCGCCGGAGTTTCCACTCTGGTCCAACGAGATTGCCATTGTTTTGCTGGCGCAGGGTGCCGTCTTCTGGTGGATGGGTCTTTATCGCGGGCTTTGGCGTTTCGCGAGCCTGCCCGACCTCTGGAACATCGTGAAGGCCTGTGCGCTGGGTTTCCTCGGCGTCGTGCTCGGCCTCTTCTTTTATAACCGGTTTGGCTCCACTCCACGTGCCGTGCTGGGTTTCTACCCATTCGCGTTGGTGGGCTTTCTCGGCCTGCCACGACTGGCGTACAGGGCTTGGAAGGACAGCCAGCTCCAGCGGAGCCATGAGAGCGCGTCGCGTGTACTGATCCTCGGCGCGGGCCGGGCCGGCGAGGCCTTGGTGCGCGAGCTTCGGCGGACGGGTGTGTACCATCCGGTGGCCTTTCTTGATGATGCCTCACGGCTTCACGGCTCCAAGCTGCTCGGCGTTCCGGTGTTGGGTGGCTTGGAGAGCGCGGCAGCGGTCGCTCGCGAGACCGCTGCGCGGATGCTGGTCATCGCCATGCCGTCGCTCGAGGCGCCGGCCATGCAACGCGTCGTGGCGATCTGCGAGAGCACCGGGCTGCCGTTCCGCATGGTGCCGCGACTGGTCAATGTCCTGGAAGGCCAGTCCATGCCTGGCGACCTCAAGGAAGTCGCGATCGAGGATTTGCTGGGGCGCAAATCGGTGACACCGGACTGGAAGCTCATCCGGGGCTGGCTGGGCGGGCGCACCGTCATGGTGACCGGCGCGGGTGGGTCCATCGGTTCCGAGCTCTGCAGGCAGTGTGCGCGCCATGGTGCGCAACGGATCGCGCTGGTCGAGATCGACGAGCTTGCGCTCATCACGATCCAGGGTGACCTGCGGCGCGCCTTCCCGGATCTGGAGGTCCTGCCTGTGCTCGGCAACTGCGGTGATCCTGCCGTCATGGCACATGCGATGCAGCTGGCTGAGCCCGATGCGGTGTTCCATGCGGCCGCCTACAAGCAGGTGCCGCTGCTGGAGGGCCACCTGCGTGAGGCAGTGGGCAACAACGTGCTCGCGACAGAGACCGTGGCACGCGCCTGCCGTGAGGCTGGCGTGGGGACGTTTGTCCTGATCTCGACCGACAAAGCCGTGGACCCGGTCAACGTCCTGGGAGCGACCAAGCGGCTGGCCGAGATGGCATGTCAGGCGCTGGACGATGCGCGTTCCGGCACGCGTTACGTGACGGTCCGCTTCGGCAACGTCCTCGACTCGGCAGGCAGCGTGGTGCCGCTTTTCCGCGAGCAGATACGCAAGGGGGGGCCGGTGACCGTCACGGACCCCGACGTGACCCGTTACTTCATGACCATCCCCGAGGCCTGCCAATTGATCCTGCAGGCCGCGTCTGGCGCGGCGCATGCATCAATCTACACCCTGGACATGGGCGACCCGGTGCCGATCCGCCTGCTGGCCGAACAGATGATCCGACTGGCGGGCAAGCAGCCGGGCCGCGACATCGCGATCGTGTACACCGGTTTGCGTCCGGGCGAAAAGCTTCACGAGACACTCTTCCATGCGGACGAGCGCTATCAGCCCACGTCGCATTCGAAGATCATGAAGGCGCTGGCCCGCGAGGTGTCGCCTGAGTTTCTCGAACTTGCGCTGCAGCGCCTGCGGGCTGCGCACAGCCGGTATGACACCGCCGAATTGGGCGAGGTGCTGAAGGTCGCCGTGCCTGAGTTCGCGCCGCTGTCAAACGGAGTTGATGAAGCGTCGGCTAATATCGTGGTCTTCCCAGGCCGCGACGCGCGCAGGACCCGATGA